The window ttaatacacttaaccattttttctcactcttattaaaatatgtatctttctttctctctattttaatacttacatcctccttttttctctccagttaaacactttaaccaataactcctaaaatctcgtgtcggcCAAGAAAATGTGCTATCTTAATACATTTATGACTTTTTGTCTCGGGGCAGAGAGAGTACCTCTTTTTGTCTCTatctttcaatttcttttatgtCCCTATCTTTGACTATGTTCAAAGGTTGTATCGTAATTTATAACGATTCTTGAGTCCTTATACATTTATGACTTCTGCaacaaataattgattttttgtcACTATTTTTCACTATCTCCTTTCCCACGATAAGTgtcacattttatcattttggtttgtctcaCAATatgagtcacatttcactttatcataaatgataaatagacCTTACATTCTACCAATCCAAtctacttacattttattataggGATATTGACAtgtaatatcacgaaactttcaaaaagttgggtttttcccacgaactttaaaattggcaaataatatcacgaactttacccccggtttgttttttccaccaatgaaaaaattcatgttattttaatagattgaagaacaattttgtagggtgtgcttcaagaaaaactatcttcaaagattgaaaaacttgaagctctcaaaattgttgtcgagaaattgcGAAAACAAATtcgtatcataatattatttgtgagaattttttcattggtgggaaaaaacaaactaggggtaaagttcgtgatattatttgccaattttaaagttcgtggaaaaaacccaactttttgaaagtttcgtgatattacatgtcaatatccctttattataaaactaatatatataggtgggatccataatccactaacttattcaactcaattttctttatattttttaaaaactcgtGTCCACATGAAATGTGACACttaatgtgggacggaggtagtaccaTTTTCAAAGGTCGAAGTATAAATAGTTCTTGATATTCACAACGATACCGTTTTGTTccccaaaaatcaaatttacatGAGAAAATTATGAGTATTGCAATTCTTTTTGCAATCAACCCTATGTATCGAATTGAATTTAACAAAATCTTCACACATAAACCACACCATGCATGTATTGTAGGAGAAACTTTTTATTAGGATAAAGCACTGcttgataatttaatttactttgtAGATTTAACTTTACTAAGTCTTTTTTCCAAGTTTCAACTCATAACAATTCGAATCATAGccatttatttaactttttttaagtgaatgaataatctaaataagtgagtataataaatacattCTCCGTATAAAACACATtcctataattaaataaaattattccaaCTTAATGTAAAATGGGGTTCGGTGGAAGTTACGTGCACGATTAAATAactcaataattaaatcacaaattacTGTTTTTATCAAATGAAGTCATTGGTACATACCAATGAATTACAATACATGAGATTGCATGTCACACATTATAAAAGcaaacttattatttttattgattgagaATGTTCTCCAATCGAAAAGgtaaacacaaacaaaatcaagaactCCTTTATATTGGAAATTCAGCActtgaattataaaattccATGAACCAAGAACCAGCAGCACAGCATACTTCGCGGAATCCTTGGAATCCAGCTTGCTTTCCCAAGATGCGAAATTCCGCTTCTGTCCTCTCCTTTCCTCCCGCATTGTAGCTCCACATCAGCAAATTCAATAACTCCACTGCAGTTTCCCCACTCTTGGGGTTCTCCAAAAGGACACTTTCGACAATTACCACTTTCCCGTTTTCTGATAGAGATTCTTTGCAGTTTTTCAGAATTTTCACACATTTTTCGTCGTCCCAATTATGCAGAACATTCTGATAAAATAAAACGATTGAGTCGAAAGatggataaataaaaaagagatcATTACCATTGCCTGCGTCGcctattaattattcatttttgtcatttttttcatcctctattaattatgcacttttactttttacagTAAAGAACATTCTtctaactcattttactcacgttttatcataaaactaatatataaatatgggactcatattccattaattttttaatccacTTCCGTTTACATTACTTAAAACACGTAACGAAACCAAAGTGGAGAAGTTGGAAAGaagataatattaattgtggatagtagtactcccttcttcccaactaaattgagtcgtattcctttctGGGATATCTCAACTAAGTttagtcatttccttttttgtataaaaacaaaacattcaatcactcttactttatttcactatccactttactctctctttattatttattgtactaGGCCCGGGAGGCCATTAAATTGTGTATTTATTCTCTGTTAGCCACCAAACCTTAAAAAAAAGTCTATAATGATTGTTaccctaattttttttgtctccGAGTTTTCAACGTAAAATCTTGGAACTGTTTTGTCTTCGtttattgtttcttttgattGAAATTATAACAGAATGAACTTTATAATGTACCTTCATGAAAATTGCATCTCCTTTGGGCACACTGACAAACATATCTCCTCCGACATGCTCTATACCTGAACCCATATAATATGTAACTTagatacatgtatatataaatggaaaaacatgagtgagtgagagagaaatagaCCTGGGTAAGATGGAGCTTGTTGAACGACATGAGgcaaatcaaaattgatacCCTTAATGGAAGGATTGTTGGAAATGATGATGCTAAGCAATGCTCCAGTTCCACCACCAACATCAACTACGGTTCCAATCCCCTCAAAATTGTTGTACACCTCGATCAATTTCTTGTACATAAAAACAGATTCAGCCATAGCCTGGTTTATAACCTTGCTTAATCTTGGCTCCTTAGATGCATACTGAAATATACTCATTCCATGTGCTCTCTCAAAAGGAATTCCACCCTCCAACACCGCATCTTTTAAATGATACCTAATCATTAAATTATAAGATAGTAAACGCTCAAGCTAAAAAATGATGAGCTGAAAGAACATAAGTTGAtcagaatataaataataataaaagataaaggagcaaaattaataagttgTACTAATAAAAGTCCGACTTAGACTCCATTTGGTATACGGAATTGGAATTCTATGGAATTAAATTGGAAGATTCAATTCCAAATACAATGTTTGGTAAAATGAGaattgatatggaattgaattgacATGTTTGTTAAATATACACACAGtgcacacacttcacacactacacacagtTCAAATGTTTGAactgtgtgaagtgtgtgaaatgtgtgtagtgtgtatgaaatgtgtatagtgtgtgaagtgtgtgtagtttgtgtaatgtgtgaaatatgtgaaattgtgtgaaatatgtgaaatgtgtgtagtgtgtgaaattgtgtgtagtgtatgaagtgtgtgtagtgtgagtgtgtgtagtgtatgaagtgtgtgtagtgtgagtgtgtgtagtgtatgaagtgtgtgtagtgagtgaaatgtgagtgtgTGCGTCTGTATGTGTGAGAATATTTGGAATTCCACTACttttgatttggaattgaaggattttcaattccaaatctaagaatttttataatatcaaacactggatttggaattgaaggcttcaattccaattccacacCTCCAATTCCTACCAAAGGAAGccttatatactactccctccgtccactttggagtcccggttgaatttgacacgggttttaagaaatgcaaaggaaagttgatgaaaaaagataatgaaatgtgggtcctacttttttatattaattttataataaaatgtgagtgtaaaaacgttagtggaatgtgggacctaataccatttatggaatattctaacCGGGACTCTAAaagtggaacggagggagtattttatatcaaaattaattaatactatatccGTTTTGTTCCCGAAAAGTATGAAAGTGACTTACCAGCTCTCCATGAGCACCTTATCTTGGGTCATCAAAGAAGCAGCGCAGCACGACCCGACTTCTTCATTCTTGATGAAGAACTTCCCGACGGGCGACAGAGCGTAGCGCCGCTCGTCTCCGCCTTCGCAGCTCAGGATGGAGTGGCCGGTGAGGAGGCGGAGGATTTTTTCGAGCGTGGCCGCAGCACCGGGGTTGGTCGTGGGAAGCTGAGCGGCGAGCTCAGCTGCCGAAATGCGGCCAGCATTGTGGATGAGCTGGAAGAGATCGAGCTCGATGGCGGCTTTCACCACCATCGGAAGCACCGCACCGGAAGCGTATTCGATCGCTATCTTGCGCGCTTCTTCATCTGCCGTCGACATTTTTTGGCTTAATTTGATCGGATTGTAGCATTATATAGTGAGGGGGATTAATTGTCacataattattctttttttcaggGGGGGTATTGACTGCtaccatattttattttacatactCCTTATATACTACTACCTTCGTTTTTTGAAAATAGGGAGATTTGAaacggcacgagttttaatgcgtaatatggtaaataaaagagaaggggagaaaaattggtaaagtaagagagagggagagaaaaaaataatgaaattaatgttcAGTGGATGATGGGGTCCACTTTGTTAATGAtgtaaaattttccaaaaatggaaagtttgaaagttgttatttttaaggaacggacaaaaaaaggaaagagttgctatttttaaaaaacggaggtagtattccttttttgtttgtctcaagacagttgaatcatttcttttttttaggaaaaatttcattttattttttgctttactctcttcatttaatctgtaataaattaatttcttaaatttcgtgtccaaaagaaatgcCACAGCtatcttagagcatccacaatggaggCTAGCGGATAGGTTAGCCGATCGCGGCGCTAGCCGATCCGCTTGCCGATGCGCTAGCAGCCATAGTAGGCTCAATTTCGGCTAGCcggttgcatttttttaaatatatttctttatgaattttttttatttattgcatttttttaatgtattttttatgtattttttttatgcattttgtattgcatttttaatgtatatttttttatgaatttttttaagtatgtAACTATTTTTAggtgtacttttttttaatttacatataattattgcattttttaatgtacttttttaataaattagtgaggagtagagtgaggcgggggctcgtgtgtggaagcccgattttttttaattatgtaattttttttagttaatgtacatttttaaaaaaatgaaattaatgaatttttctgtatatgtgtcgtaaatttaattccgtattttgtgtttaattccataaatttagttgttttttttttttattttgtttgttgtggctagcctatatctagcctattgcttgtccactgcttgtcctgatgatgtggcaggaagtattttagtgctgatgataTGGCCGGAGGTGTTTGTGGCTAGCCTAAACCCATTGTGAATGCTATttaagacggagggagtactaggaTAGtagtgtttgtttgtttgactatctttctctttcttgttTGTCACTATCTTTCGTTGTATTAAAAGGATGTAATGTATAATAAATCATGATTCGTTGGCCGTAACATTTTCAAAGGTTGTAgtaatttatagtactcctaattCATAATCATGCGGTCTTTGTCATAAGTTGCTGCGAGATAATACTACTGTAGTAAAGGCTGCGAAagagaaaaattcaaaaatggttgatgaaaataataattagaggatggatttttttttgaataaaaacgtgattaaatataaaagatacttaattttatatgatatatatatatatatataggagtgcgttaaaatgacaacacttttaaaatgacactgcGACACCACGCTAGTCAcaacgctagactgcaatattataaacgctagactgcaatatccaatacactagactgcaatctatagattgcagtccagcgtattggatattgcaggcggaaaaaaattgcatctagcgtattggatattgcggTCCgcgaaaatttacccttgactaatttttatgattgccacatggcggcttgattattcgtccatgtgtacaaatgattggctaggattGGTggtattgtactccctccgttccttcatagttgagtcatttttccatttcgggaagttccctcatagttgagtcatttccatatatagtaacttattttctctttcttactttactctctcttactttattctctctactttattcactttttactttattctctctacctttttctctttcttacttttttatctatttatttaacacactcaatattcatttcttaaactccgtgccgaaaaattccgcctcaactatgagggaacggaaggagtattactttaagaggtgttgtcattttaacacaaacctatatatatatatatatatatatatatattttggaggtaaaagaattatttttattcatacaTATGATATAACTAAATATAGATATAGTAATCTCTGAAATTATAAATGGACCATAATCATAGGCTCCAACGTCTCTATTTACAATCAACCATAAAAAAACAAGTGCCGCTTGGGATTTTAGATTCTCATATGATGTATCGAACTGAATTAAACAAAATGTCCATATATTAATCACAGCATAAGTATACTTGTAACTTATTAGTATTAAGtgtagttttatttaatttagggAAAATTGCCATTAGTTTTAAGGAAAGAATAATCTGGCGGTTTAGTTTATAAGTGGATGGAATCGTAGCATAGTTAGTAGTAAGATACTTTTTGTCTTTTCAATAAGTCGATGATTCGAATTATTATAGAAGggataaaaaattactattgaTTCTCTTTTTAGAAAAACTTTAGtcagtagtattttttttccaagttTTGGACTCACACCAAGTGCAAAACTTGATTTAGTAAcctttttacaaatttttgcCTCACGCCAATTCAAAAACTTTAGTGAGTCCTTTTTTCCAAGTTTTTGACTCACACTAATTCGAATCACAAATAAtctgataaaataaaacattttccgCATAAACCaattctataattaatttgtcaGTTATTTCAACTTAATATCATAGTAATCCAATAGCTATAAAATGAGTATCCTTAACATGTCCTGGATTCAAGCCTCAAGTCTCATCCATGTCATCATTATCCTCATTTCCTTGCGCCAGTCCACAACTTCTATAATCTTGCAGGTCTCATCCAGCCCCCCCAACTATTATATTACATTATTCACAACTAGTTATTTTactcttaaaatagaaaacgtTGAGCAATTATAACACGAAAAATTCATCTTCattcgaaaattaaaaattacaaacatagaaattcaaaattttaaaaaaatcattaaaaatccTGCCcattaaaattgaacaaatacttaaatacataaaattaaaataaagccCAGCCCATTAAATGTATTAAACCtaaaatttttccttttctcttaTTCCCCTGCTCCCTTCCCATGTAgtcatcttcttctcctcctgtctttttcattttctttttctacttCCATTTTCGTCAACTACTCCTCTCCTCAActcgaaaataaaaatatgaaggttcaaatacaaaaacatgaaaaaattcaatttttttaaaaaataaaaataaaaatttgaattgcaGCCCCCGGGGCCCAGTACGCAACCGGGCACGGCCTGGGACTCTCCTCCGTCACCAGACACGGCCTTAGCTGCGTCTCCCTCCCCTCCAACGCGCCAGGCCACGGGTTGGGACGCAAGTGTGGTACGGCCCACGGTCCATGTTCATCAACATATTTTGTCACTTTTATCAACAAAACTCATCAATAATTACATGATCCTTGACCATTTTGATTcctcattaaatttttaaatccgtgtaattttatttatgaccTTACACTCTGTTATGGAAATACCCAACACAACATCTACTTTACCAACCCAAAACATGGAAAAAGTTTGTTAGGTTTATTTGTTGTCttctattttatgtttgttttcatCCTAATGAAATCAATTCCTACCACATAGaagcaaaaaattaaaattaaaatcatcatAATGACTTGTAACTTATTTGGCTATTAATTTACACAAATAAAGGCcacaaaatatagtataataaatggGTGAAACATGCAAAGAATAATTGAGGTGAGGTGTGATTGATTAAAGTGAAAAACCACCTCTTCTGCCAAATGTAATGTTGGGTTGCAATTGGGAACATAAAGTGAcatcaaaacacacacacatgccaACCAATCCTTTTGAAGGACCACTCTCCACTTTTATGAAACAATACAACTCCTTAATAATTCAACCATTTCAAACCCACTACACATTCAATACATAATTTCTACTGTAAAACAAACTCCCTCTGTTTtcctcaacaaaaaaaaaaaaaaaaaaaaaaaaacagtttaCCTCTGTCTTCTGTACTTCAATTGCTGTTTTTCACTCAATCAGAAAAAAAGTGGACCAAACTCACATAAATGTATTTAGCTACAAGAAGATAATGGCTATTCATTGATGGTCCAAGCAAACAGTAAAAAGAATAATGCACTGAAGAAGATGCACAATTTCTATGAATTAAAGATGCATAATCATGATGGGATAAAAACTTCTGCTACACATGACATATAAATGCAAGAAATCCATCAAGTTCCACATTATTACTAGGACTTTCCCTCGTTTCTTTTCACGTGGAGGTGAAAATGCAGGCGGAACGTGACAGTACTCGAAAAAAGAGAAGTTATAAGCCACCTTTCACCATGATGAATCATAGAAAAGGAGAAACCAGCAATAGATCTACCTTAGTAGTTAGTGACCAACTatatcaatttctttcttCAGCCTTCCAAGAATTCAACCCGGTCAAGTCTACCTTAATTTGGGCACTAGGAGGTTACTCGGGCGTAAATTCAGTCCATATAGTTAAAGAAAGCAGCTATGGAAACAGAAGATCATCCTAACAATGCAAAACTTTACAGTGTAATATGTCAACTGAATGAGAAGTAAAACGATGAACTGCTGCCGGATACAAGTGGAAGTGTGGATAGGTATGGCGAATATTTATTCTTCTATCATGAATTGACTAGCAACTTCATAGCTTTTTCTCAGCtaccactataaataagaataacTTTTGCTACAGAATAATTGAATGCTTACAATCTAATGTTGCCGATGCTGTCTTGATATAAAggcataataaatagaatatgaaCCCTAGACATAAGATTTCTGAATAATAGGACCATTCGATTATCTTAAAACATGTAACATATCATTACCGTAGGACCTCCAGTGCAGGTCACTTAATTTTCACGAACTGCTTCTGATACTTTCCTATCAAGAACTCGGACAGAGAAGTGTGGCATAAAAGACTCCAACTGCATAAAGATGCAATctgcaattttctttttcattttctctcgAAAAGGCATAATCGCACAATACAACAAAGAAGGCAAATTTCTACATACCAGGTCTTTTCATTTGACCAACAAAACGGTTAGTTGAATCCTTTGACCAGAAAAATTGGTCATTTCCTAAATCTCCAATAACTGATAGCTTACGCTTTCTAGAAACTAATTCCGCATTCTGATTCTCACTCTCCTCATTCTGGTTACTTCTTTGCATCCACGTCTGGCTATGGGCAGGCTCCATAGGGAAGAAAGGGAACTCCTCCACGGGCAGGCCTTCATATGGAGATAACCTACGACCAAGGCTATCAGTAACGAAACCAGAGCTGTCTTCCCTGCCTGAATTCGAATCAGAAAAGAGTCCCAACCTCAGGGACAAGTCAAAGCCGGCCTGAGGTCCCTTCCCTTTGGTATCCTTGGAAGCTACTTCACACgcccttttcccaaaaaacTTATCTTCGCCATAAGGGAATAGATTCTGTAAGCACCCAACCTCGGAAGCAGGTTCAGCAGGTGATGAAAACACCGGCACACCAATAATGACAGAGTCCGACTTTTGAGCTACCTGAAAACCCAACTGACAAACCTCGGGTTTGAAATCCATCCCATAGTACAAGGGGTACACTGAGCTTCTACTCAGCCAAGCATTACTACGCTCCATTTCCATAGCATTTCTATTGCCAATACAATGAAGCTTCTTCTCAAATGAAGAAGCCATGTGCTGCTGCTGGTTAGTACTGTTTGGTGTGATTCGGTTGTTAGACTCCCAAACTAAACGAGACGAATCCACATGTTGGGGCATCTTGGCAGCGTGCATCAAATCAGGATTCTGTTCATTCACATTGTCGTTTAGGAATCTCGGAGACATGCTTTTGTTACATTCTGGATACGAAGATCTGAGGTAAGTTCTCGGATTGTTGTGTCGTTCACTCCTTGACGCCCTTACCGGTACACACCCTAGATTAAGTGCAGCTGCAAAacaccattccattccacatAGCAACGATTAAACTATAGCGATAAACAAGCATTCAAACTAGTAAAACATACTATAAACATAATCAATTAACACCAATTATAGCAAAAAATTCAGCTCAATGTTCAAAACTCAATAAGGAGATACAGATGCAGAGAACAAAATCCCCACCTTCAACACAGGGTGGCAGAAGCTCCCCAGTCTCGGTGCTCTCATCTTTCCGAATAATCGTATCAACAACATCATTCACTCGGTCCCATAGTGTCTCAACATTCGAG is drawn from Salvia hispanica cultivar TCC Black 2014 chromosome 6, UniMelb_Shisp_WGS_1.0, whole genome shotgun sequence and contains these coding sequences:
- the LOC125197435 gene encoding caffeic acid 3-O-methyltransferase-like, translated to MSTADEEARKIAIEYASGAVLPMVVKAAIELDLFQLIHNAGRISAAELAAQLPTTNPGAAATLEKILRLLTGHSILSCEGGDERRYALSPVGKFFIKNEEVGSCCAASLMTQDKVLMESWYHLKDAVLEGGIPFERAHGMSIFQYASKEPRLSKVINQAMAESVFMYKKLIEVYNNFEGIGTVVDVGGGTGALLSIIISNNPSIKGINFDLPHVVQQAPSYPGIEHVGGDMFVSVPKGDAIFMKNVLHNWDDEKCVKILKNCKESLSENGKVVIVESVLLENPKSGETAVELLNLLMWSYNAGGKERTEAEFRILGKQAGFQGFREVCCAAGSWFMEFYNSSAEFPI
- the LOC125191809 gene encoding uncharacterized protein LOC125191809 isoform X1, with the translated sequence MPRPGPRPYECVRRAWHSERHQPMRGLVIQQIFRLVHDNHSAATKKNREWQEKLPLVVLKAEEIMYSKANSEAEYSNVETLWDRVNDVVDTIIRKDESTETGELLPPCVEAALNLGCVPVRASRSERHNNPRTYLRSSYPECNKSMSPRFLNDNVNEQNPDLMHAAKMPQHVDSSRLVWESNNRITPNSTNQQQHMASSFEKKLHCIGNRNAMEMERSNAWLSRSSVYPLYYGMDFKPEVCQLGFQVAQKSDSVIIGVPVFSSPAEPASEVGCLQNLFPYGEDKFFGKRACEVASKDTKGKGPQAGFDLSLRLGLFSDSNSGREDSSGFVTDSLGRRLSPYEGLPVEEFPFFPMEPAHSQTWMQRSNQNEESENQNAELVSRKRKLSVIGDLGNDQFFWSKDSTNRFVGQMKRPDCIFMQLESFMPHFSVRVLDRKVSEAVREN
- the LOC125191809 gene encoding uncharacterized protein LOC125191809 isoform X3; translation: MPRPGPRPYECVRRAWHSERHQPMRGLVIQQIFRLVHDNHSAATKKNREWQEKLPLVVLKAEEIMYSKANSEAEYSNVETLWDRVNDVVDTIIRKDESTETGELLPPCVEAALNLGCVPVRASRSERHNNPRTYLRSSYPECNKSMSPRFLNDNVNEQNPDLMHAAKMPQHVDSSRLVWESNNRITPNSTNQQQHMASSFEKKLHCIGNRNAMEMERSNAWLSRSSVYPLYYGMDFKPEVCQLGFQVAQKSDSVIIGVPVFSSPAEPASEVGCLQNLFPYGEDKFFGKRACEVASKDTKGKGPQAGFDLSLRLSPYEGLPVEEFPFFPMEPAHSQTWMQRSNQNEESENQNAELVSRKRKLSVIGDLGNDQFFWSKDSTNRFVGQMKRPDCIFMQLESFMPHFSVRVLDRKVSEAVREN
- the LOC125191809 gene encoding uncharacterized protein LOC125191809 isoform X2 → MPRPGPRPYECVRRAWHSERHQPMRGLVIQQIFRLVHDNHSAATKKNREWQEKLPLVVLKAEEIMYSKANSEAEYSNVETLWDRVNDVVDTIIRKDESTETGELLPPCVEAALNLGCVPVRASRSERHNNPRTYLRSSYPECNKSMSPRFLNDNVNEQNPDLMHAAKMPQHVDSSRLVWESNNRITPNSTNQQQHMASSFEKKLHCIGNRNAMEMERSNAWLSRSSVYPLYYGMDFKPEVCQLGFQVAQKSDSVIIGVPVFSSPAEPASEVGCLQNLFPYGEDKFFGKRACEVASKDTKGKGPQAGFDLSLRLGLFSDSNSGREDSSGFVTDSLGRRLSPYEGLPVEEFPFFPMEPAHSQTWMQRSNQNEESENQNAELVSRKRKLSVIGDLGNDQFFWSKDSTNRFVGQMKRPVGVFYATLLCPSS